The region TTGTTGGTATTATTAACATTTTATGTCATTCCAGTAGGGTTTCAGTCAGTGGTTTATACGACGGGATATGTAGTTCCATGGTCCAAGTAACCGCCACGCCAACAAGTGAACAAAATGCCGGCACGAGTCCTAAACCGTATCTTGTGATTGAAAAGTTACCGGTTGAATAGTTTCCGGCAACTATTGGTGAGCTACCTGCATTGAAGTTTCATGGTTCAATATAAAAGTTTTGTGCTGCCAAAGTGCAATGATCTATATTGTTACGAGCCTTCATTCTTTTCTCTGGGTACAAAGATATGACCTTCAAAGAGCTTCTAAGTACATAGAAAAACTTATGAAAAATTTAATACACCGATGTTGGATACGTACTTGTATCCAACGCTCACACCTGAGTTCAAGCAACATATTCAAAGAGTGTTTGCAAGTTACAACTATAGGATGAAGTCTACAAATTGGATAATCCAAGATCATGGCCGTTCATTTGCAACAAACATGACAGTAATAGCCATGTATACCTTAGGTGGGGTTAAAGTACCATGTAAACCCTTCTACAacgagtcagattgcattttacctcctctattaaaaaataggcaaattaatcCATGGATGTtatatcaaagagcaaattggtcttttctatttaaaattttatccgtttatactattaaaaactggcGTGGCTGATACAATAACCAAACAGTGACATGTGGCTTGCCACGTATACCTTATGCTGACATACCGAGATCAGTTTTTAACGGTAAACattgatagaatttttaatagaaggatcaatttgctttttgatctaagGTACAGaggctaatttgctcattttttgagtaaagtgGGCAAAGTGCAATCTGACTTCTAGTACAGAGGTTTTCGTGGTACTTTCACCCCTTAGATGGCAGGCTGAAATTCGGATGTCGAATTACACGATAAATCAAAAACAAATCAGATGAAAAATCTAAAGCAGTTCAGGTACAAGCTTATAATAGTTTTGATGATACCACTCAGCAGGCAGTGAAGATTATTATACCATTCACACACATAAGGAAGATTCTTTTGAATTATCATCTATGATTCCAAAAGCTCATATATGACAGTGAACTTACTATGAAAGGATTGAAGAACAAATAGGGTGAGCCCACATGAGATTTTATCCAAGAAGCTCAATGATCCACAGACAAATGCGCAACCATTAAGATCTTGACCGATTAGCACATTCTGCATGCTCACAGCAGTCACCTACATGGCTTTAAGAATTGGAATAAGCAAAAAACGAAAGAAAAACAAACTAGGAGGAGAGCATGGCACAAATATTCCAACATACCGTCATTAATGCATTTGCTATTCCAATAAATATGGATATGGCATACACGAATAGACTCATCCTTCGAGGTAAGAGGATAATCGCTATACCACAAAAAATCCAAAGAATTCCTCCAGCAGTATAATAAGCCTTCAGGCGTTGCTCTTTCCATGCAATCTCCTACATAGGGTGAATGCCTAAAGCTTAAGCAATGTTATATAAAAGCTTTCCGAAGATAAAAACCAAGTTTTAACGAGGCAGACCTGAAGAAGAATAGATACTACGAAGCTGCAAATATAGATAATGGCAGGAACCTAACCGATCAATAAGACAAGATATTAGCCTAGCATTCATCTCTAAAACATATTGAAGAccgaaaataaatttaatgatgACAAGTTCAGTTCACGTACCAAAGCTTTAGAGGACTGTGCCATTTGCAAATCATCAATTACATAGAATGCGAGATATGCCTTCACAAAAAGAAACCatctttaaatttaaaatctgTGATATTAGATTTACTATTCTTCAGTCTCCACGATACTGAAGAATATTAAGCACCATAAATCGAAGAAATAAAAAGTATGCTTACTTGTGAAACATTAAGTACTAGTCTTGTAAGCATATAAACAATAGCAACTTGATagtataaaattttcaagaacCAGTAAGTCCATGAAATCCTTGCATGAATATCTCCATGTATACCTGTCTTCGATCTACATAATAAAGATATGAAATTCTTAGTGATAGCCTAACATGCAAAACATGCCGGGGAATTGTGTCGGGAGATACAGCTCACCTCGGTTCTTTTGTTCCAAGATAAAATACTCCCACAAAGCAGCATCCAATGAATATTGATAAGTATGCAATCCAACGGTACTGCTCAGCAGAGGTGAATATATGATTATGCTCGAATAGGAACACCTAGCATAAGGATCACAtcttccataaaaaaaaaaaaaagcttacctGATTTTCAATATCTGCACGTGTTTCTGCTCTGATGACTTCAAATACTATAAAAGCAATTCCATATAGGCTGAGATTTGCAACCTAGATTACCAGTAAGTTTAGCACCAGCCATAATGCTCATGAGCCATGCAACAAATCAATAGGTGAAAGGAGCTGACCATTGTAAAGGCATTTCGACAGCTTGCCAGTACTACTCTGCTTGTTGAATTGAGAGTGATGCAACTCACCATGGACCTGCAATATAGAAAAGATACAGGGAAAAACCAATTTTATTCCAATATCAAAAGAAAAATGTAAAtgataggttaaaatatgttgttagtccttgtatttgacaaaattagagatttagtccctgtacttaaaaagtaaaaaattaagtcctcttacttttttatttaaaaatctcagACCGGTTATCAAAATCGTAAGTATTTTCTACCAAAAATTGTCAACTTGGAATTTTGATTAGGCGATCCTTATATGACATGgtatatgattaacaaaaaataaacatgataaattgagaaattttgtCAAGAACTGCCAACAATGATAATTATTGGACTAggatttttcaattaaaaaagtAAGAAGATCGAATTTTTACCTTTCATAgatagtacagggactaaatctcAAACTCTATAGAAATATAgggactaacaacatattttaacctgaATGATATTCTATCACAAGAATCCATTAAGCACTATAAGAATTTGCAGAAAAAACTTCATCCAATCCAATCAGAATTTTATGCTTTTGCTTATCTCTCTGCGTAGAAGAATCAAATATGATATCATGTATGTTACAATGAGAAGATTGATAAAGCTATTGAAACATTACATGTGTGAAACCTGAGTAGCAGCCCAGCCGACATTAAAAATTGCAGCAAATGTACTGTATGAAACAGTCTCTACTATTGCTGAGAAAGACGAAAGGAGTTTACAAGGTATACAACCACCAAAAACCGAAGAAAAAGAAACAGCAACCAAGATAGCTCCTGCACCGTGCCATATTTTGAAATGTCCAAACCTGTCAATCTATCAAGTAAATGAATGAAAGTTATTGCCACAAGtcaaaaggaaataaaagaaaggagCATAAATTGAAAAACCTTGCTTAAGGTTAGAGCTATAATACTAATTTCAATCATGTTGCACTCACAACAAACATGTAAAACATGTAAATATTGCCACAAGATGACAAGGATTAAAAGA is a window of Gossypium hirsutum isolate 1008001.06 chromosome D08, Gossypium_hirsutum_v2.1, whole genome shotgun sequence DNA encoding:
- the LOC107918374 gene encoding major facilitator superfamily domain-containing protein 12 is translated as MSNSIEDDSFSKPVGRWSVYCYGVGHMLNDITSACWFTYLLLFLTEIGLSSRDAAIVMLSGQIADGLATIFFGELIDRFGHFKIWHGAGAILVAVSFSSVFGGCIPCKLLSSFSAIVETVSYSTFAAIFNVGWAATQVSHMSMVSCITLNSTSRVVLASCRNAFTMVANLSLYGIAFIVFEVIRAETRADIENQYRWIAYLSIFIGCCFVGVFYLGTKEPRSKTGIHGDIHARISWTYWFLKILYYQVAIVYMLTRLVLNVSQAYLAFYVIDDLQMAQSSKALVPAIIYICSFVVSILLQEIAWKEQRLKAYYTAGGILWIFCGIAIILLPRRMSLFVYAISIFIGIANALMTVTAVSMQNVLIGQDLNGCAFVCGSLSFLDKISCGLTLFVLQSFHSSSPIVAGNYSTGNFSITRYGLGLVPAFCSLVGVAVTWTMELHIPSYKPLTETLLE